The sequence below is a genomic window from Draconibacterium halophilum.
AATCCCAAACCCCTATAACCCCAAAACCCCAATAGAATCAGTAGCTACAGTCGAAATAGCTTAAGATGTGATGACGATATCCAAAAATAGAATGTCGCCAGCCCACTTTTTAAGACAATATCCCGGGATATAGTGTCGATAGCCCTGGATATGGTGTTGCCAGCTTGGGATATTGTGTTCATATCCTTGTTTTTTGAGGCTATATCTTAAGATATGTATTACATATCCCTGGTTTTCGGGGCAAAAAACAGGGCTACGGGTTTGCCCGCCTTGGATATAGTGTTGCTATCCCTGATTATTGTGTTTAAAATCAGGGCTGGCGTTTAAGCGTTTTGCAACAGGGCTTCAAATTCCTGCTTTTGCACTTTGGCTGCATTCTTTCCGCGCTCGAGATAGTGTATCAGTCCATCGAGATTGGCTTCCTGCATAAGCTCCACATCAAAATCCTTATCTTTTAACTGAAAGATATCGGATAGGCCAGAATGCTTAAACAATTTAGTAAGGGCAAGGTATTTAGTAGTGTCGAGGCTTACAAAAGTACTCAGGCGGTCGATCTTCCAATAGCTGATATCCTCCTTGCCAAGACCCGAGATACTGCGTAAAGTATCGCCTTCAGGTGTACAATTATGAGTGATAAACAGAAAGGTTTTAAACAAGAGCACATCGTCGACCACATCGGCCACGAGATAGCCAATTTTAATGTCGTAAATTTTTACCGGCAGCAGCAAATTTCCACGATGTATCGTTAACTCGCTTATGGTGTTGGTATTCTGCCATAATATGTAATTGATTGCAGGTCGCTTCAACAAATCGAGCCGCTGACATAAACGTTTTATAGCGTGCGATTGGATATAAACATCGAGTTCGTTTTTTGTTCCATTGTAATTTTCACCAAAAACATTTTTCTCTACCTTAATCCACAAAAAATAAGGCTTTTCTGCATTTGGTTTACCAAGCCGAAAAGCAGGCCTTACCTGGTTATTGATGGTAAACTTTTTTACTTCGGCAGGTATACCATATATTTCAGGAACAATGCCAAAAGACGGATTATCTTTATATAAAGCAAGACTCCGCATATTCAAACCAAAGTACTTGTACTCAGGATTACTTAACTGCGTAATGATTTTATAAAAATGAGTGATTATGTAACTATACGCTAAGTTGAAAAAGCGGGATTGAGCCGACTTTAACATCTCAATATCAGGATCATTCTTATCCTCGAATGAATCAGCCAGAGCCTTTTGCAGTGCTCTGGTATAATCCTGAAGTAAAGAACACTGGTAGGCTGATACTATAGTATTCTCTTTAATCTCAATATTTCGTACACGGTAATATTCCTTTACTTTTTGTGTAATTCTTTTTAACTCAGCACCAGAGACATAACCATCAACTACTTCAGGATTCGAGATTCGTAAACGTCCCTCATATAAGCGGTGTTTATTGGTATTGGAAAGAACACGTGCGTCGGTTCTTAATCCAAGAATTTTAGCTGCTTCGATAACATCCCGAATGTAATTCTTATAACCACCGTTTGTTTGATGGGCAGGTTTTTTCTTTCGATTATTCTTTTTGCGGGCCATATGGAGTGATCTATGGAAAGGAAACCGTGCTGCCAAACACAACACGGTTTCAGCTTGTTTTACAAATACGAGTCAATTAATCTATTTTCGCAATTGTTTTAGTTTACGCACCAGGCTGTTGTCTTTTCCGAGCAAACCTTCTATGAGGCTAACAAAGGCCGATGCATCGTCGTACATTTCTTTTAATGCGGCGTTTGAAGCTTTTGTGGCATCGAGAGCAGCTGCCTGTGCTTCTTTTTGCCTGCCCTCAGCATCTTCGGCACTAGTAATTTTAGTGCGTAAACCACCTACGCGTTTAGCAGGATCGAAACCGGCATCGATAAGCGGTTGTGCATTTTGTTCAGTAATCACCGCTACCTGCGTAGCAAAATCACGTTTTTCTTTTTCATTTAGTGTTGTCATAATTTTTCTAAATTTAGACTGTTAATAATTTGTGTTATTAATACTGCCACCTGTATTGCTTACCATGGCGCAGGTGGTTTTTATTGTCTATTATGGAAACACATTGAGCTTGGCCGGGCTATCTTACAATTTTATTGAATAAATGGTGCTCTCAGGTATTTCGTCTACAAATTACAGCTTTATGTTCAGAATGTCAAGGCATATGTTCAATAACAACTTTTTTGGGAGGTATGTATAATTGAATCAAGAGACTATTCTTGCAGTAATACACGATGCTCGCTCCCGGTTTTGCACCGTCCTTCAGGGCGGTAATAAGTGAGAAAATATAAAAGGCTTTAGCGTTAAATCAATAAGATTAATGGCTAAAGCCTTTTTATCTGTGCTATTTCTGGTCACCGGGCTGAAACCACGGTGCAAAAAGTCAAAAATACTTAGGACTAATCCGCTATTGGATAACCAAACGAGTAAGTCCCTGACCCTACTGAAACGGTTACTTTCGTTCCGGTTTGTTTGGCCGCCGATTTTAAATCATCGGTCATAGTTATTTCTGCTACCTTCGCTTTTGGCAGTACAATCTCTGCAAAAGTATTTGCAGGAACAACAACGCTGTAATTCATTTCACCATTGCTGATTTCCCAGTCGGAAACGATCTTTCCATACATCGAATCGAAAGTTGCTTTTACATGGCTTAAACCACCACCCGGGTTTGGTGCCAGCAAGAATTTCTTATACCCTGGATTGTTTTCATCTACCTGAATACCGGCCACGTGGCTGTATAACCACTCGCCAATGGCACCATAAGCATAATGGTTAAAGCTGTTCATCCCTACATCCTGAAACGATCCATCGGGCTTTTGTCCGTCCCAACGCTCCCAAATAGTAGTGGCGCCCTGTGTAACGGGGTACAACCACGATGGGTATTCTGTACGGTTCAGCAGCATAAATGCCAGATCATCGCGGCCAATTGCCGAAAGCGTCGGGCACAAAATTGGCGTTCCCAAAAATCCGGTTGTCAGGTGTTTGAATTTCTCCACATCTTTTGCCAGGTAATCAGCCGCTTCATCAACCATGCTTTCCGGTAAAATCCCGAATGCAAGTGCAATAACATAAGCCGTTTGGGTATGCGAAACCAGGCGGCCGTTAGGTGTTACAAATTCATTGTTAAAAGCTTCCTTTATGTTTGTCGCCAGTTGATTGTACTTTTTAGCATCTTGTGGTTTGCCAATAATCGCTGCAATTTTAGCGGTCAAAGTGGTGGTATAATAAAAGTAAGCCGTTGCCAGCAGGTCTTTTTCGGTGGTAGCCCCGGGATAATCGGATTGTGTGGTGGCATAGGCCAGCCAGTCGCCAAAATGCGTATCTCCTGTCCACAGGAAATCATCGCCAGCGCGTTCGTTCATATAACCTACCCACTTGGTAATGGCCGGGTAGTTTTCTTCCAGAATACGTGTGTCGTCATAAATTTTGTACACCGACCATGGAATAATCGCCACCGCATCGGCCCATCCGGTAGCGCCGCCCTGACCGTTTAGTACATCGGGAATAACGTGTGGTACAACACCATTGTCCAGCTGATCGGCAGCTACATCTTTCATCCATTTTGTGTAGAAAGCAGCCACGTCAAAATTGTACCCGGCAGTCATACTAAACACCTGTGCATCGCCGGTCCATCCCAAACGCTCGTCGCGCTGCGGACAGTCAGTCGGCACATCCAGAAAATTGCCTTTTTGTCCCCACTGAATATTGTGCTGAAGCTGATTGATCATTTCATCGTTACAGGCAAATGTGCCGGTTGGCTCCATATCCGAATATATCACTACACCTGTAATGTCTTCCTTTGATGGTATTTCATCAAAACCAATTAATTGCAAATAGCGAAATCCGTGGAAAGTAAAAGTCGGCTCATAAGTAATTTCACCATCTTCAGCAAAAATATAGGTATCGGTACATTCAGCACCCCGCAAGTTGGCGGTATAGAAATTACCCTCTTTATCCAGTACTTCTGCAAATTTCAGCTGTACTTTTTGCCCCGCTTTACCTTTCATTTTAATACGCACCCAGCCCACCATATTCTGGCCCATGTCGTAAACTATTTCTCCTTTTGGAGTAGTAATAAATGCAATTGGTTTTAGTTCTTCAACAGCCTTTACCGGAACGCCTTGAGGAGCCACTAACAAATCTTTCGGCTCATCAATTTCCTTCACACTTTTCCAACCAGTCTCTGTATATCCGGTTTCGGTCCATCCATCCAATTCCAAACGGGCATCGTAAGTTTCGCCATTGTAGATATCAGATTTCCGAATCGGGCCGTTACTTACCTTCCAATTCTTATCGCTTACAATCCACTCGTTGCTTCCGTCGGTATAATCAATTTTTAGCTGAAATAAAAGCGCCAGTGTATCTCCATAGTAACCATTGGCACTTACCCAACCAATATTTCCGCGGTACCAGCCATCGCCCAAAACAACACCAACTGCATTCTCATTCTGCAACATATTGGTTACATCGTAGGTCTGGTATTGCAAACGTTTATTATAACTCGTCCAGCCCGGAGTAAATAACTGGTCTCCCACCTTTTCACCATTCAGAAAAAGTTCATAAAGCCCATGCGAAGTGACATAAACCCGTGCCGACTTTATATTTTTTGAGGTCGAAAATTCACTGCGGTAATACTGCGCCGGTTTCGAGTCTTCTGTCTCCGGTTCGTTAGACAAGGTAATCCACGAAGCGTTCCATTGTTCGGGCTCCAAAATCCCCATTTCCCAGTAAGTAGGATTACTCCACTTGCTGGCTTTTCCATTATTATCCCATATCCGAACCTGCCAGTAAAAGCGCTGCATCGATTCAGGTGCTGGTCCTCCATAAATCACATTCACCGACTGATCGGATTCGACCTTCCCCGAATTCCAGATTTGCTCCCCTTTTTTCGATAAATCCGATGCTGATTCGGCCACTCTGATTTCGTAAGCCGATTGTTTAACATTTTGTGCATCGGAAACAAGCTGCCAGCTTAAACGCGGTTTCAACACATCAATACCCAACGGATTTGTATGGTATTCGCAAACAAGTTTGCTAACTTCTGTTTGGGCCAAAACCCCAAAAGAGAATGCCGAAAAGGTAAAAACAAAAATTAGTGAATGGAGTAAAGAAACTAATTGCTTCATTTTATTTGATTTATTGGTTTAGAAAAGTAATGCTTGTAAAGTTATGTTTATTGAACAGGAATAACAATACCAACTTCAACTGTTTTTATGATTTCTGTCCGAATGTTAGCAGGGTTCTTCTGTGACACTTGTCACCCAAACGAATAACAATACCAGATTTTGTCAAGGAAACAGAACTTTTTTAATAAAAAAGTGTAATTTTCACCAAAGATTCAGAACAGATTTCTAATAATCTGGGAAAAACAAAAATCAA
It includes:
- a CDS encoding glycoside hydrolase family 78 protein — protein: MKQLVSLLHSLIFVFTFSAFSFGVLAQTEVSKLVCEYHTNPLGIDVLKPRLSWQLVSDAQNVKQSAYEIRVAESASDLSKKGEQIWNSGKVESDQSVNVIYGGPAPESMQRFYWQVRIWDNNGKASKWSNPTYWEMGILEPEQWNASWITLSNEPETEDSKPAQYYRSEFSTSKNIKSARVYVTSHGLYELFLNGEKVGDQLFTPGWTSYNKRLQYQTYDVTNMLQNENAVGVVLGDGWYRGNIGWVSANGYYGDTLALLFQLKIDYTDGSNEWIVSDKNWKVSNGPIRKSDIYNGETYDARLELDGWTETGYTETGWKSVKEIDEPKDLLVAPQGVPVKAVEELKPIAFITTPKGEIVYDMGQNMVGWVRIKMKGKAGQKVQLKFAEVLDKEGNFYTANLRGAECTDTYIFAEDGEITYEPTFTFHGFRYLQLIGFDEIPSKEDITGVVIYSDMEPTGTFACNDEMINQLQHNIQWGQKGNFLDVPTDCPQRDERLGWTGDAQVFSMTAGYNFDVAAFYTKWMKDVAADQLDNGVVPHVIPDVLNGQGGATGWADAVAIIPWSVYKIYDDTRILEENYPAITKWVGYMNERAGDDFLWTGDTHFGDWLAYATTQSDYPGATTEKDLLATAYFYYTTTLTAKIAAIIGKPQDAKKYNQLATNIKEAFNNEFVTPNGRLVSHTQTAYVIALAFGILPESMVDEAADYLAKDVEKFKHLTTGFLGTPILCPTLSAIGRDDLAFMLLNRTEYPSWLYPVTQGATTIWERWDGQKPDGSFQDVGMNSFNHYAYGAIGEWLYSHVAGIQVDENNPGYKKFLLAPNPGGGLSHVKATFDSMYGKIVSDWEISNGEMNYSVVVPANTFAEIVLPKAKVAEITMTDDLKSAAKQTGTKVTVSVGSGTYSFGYPIAD